One Burkholderia sp. 9120 DNA window includes the following coding sequences:
- the murJ gene encoding murein biosynthesis integral membrane protein MurJ, whose product MNLFRALLTVSGFTLLSRVTGLARETLIARAFGASQYTDAFYVAFRIPNLLRRISAEGAFSQAFVPILAEFKNSQGHDATKALVDATSTVLAWALAVMSILGVVFASGVVFVVASGLAHEGHAYTLAVTMTRIMFPYIIFISLTSLASGVLNTYKNFSLPAFAPVLLNVAFIGAAVFVAPRMQTPVYALAWAVIVGGVLQFIVQLPGLKKIDMIPRIGLNPLKALAHRGVKRVLAKMVPAMFAVSVAQISLIINTNIASRIGPGAVSWINYADRLMEFPTALLGVALGTILLPSLSKAHVDADPHEYSSLLDWGLRVTFLLAAPSAIALFFFAEPLTAVLFHYGKFDANSVVMVSRALAAYGVGLIGLILIKILAPGFYAKQDIKTPVKIGVVVLVLTQLSNYVFVPIFAHAGLTLSVGLGACGNALLLFLGLRKRGIYMPSSGWLKFFVQLLGACLVLSGVMHWLAISFDWIGMHDRPVDRIALLAACLVLFAALYFGMLWLMGFKYAYFKRRVK is encoded by the coding sequence ATGAATCTATTCCGAGCCCTGCTGACGGTCAGCGGCTTCACGCTGCTGTCGCGCGTGACCGGACTGGCCCGCGAAACGCTGATCGCACGCGCGTTCGGTGCCAGTCAATACACTGACGCGTTCTACGTCGCCTTCCGCATTCCGAACCTGCTGCGCCGTATTTCGGCCGAAGGCGCGTTCTCGCAAGCTTTCGTGCCCATCCTCGCCGAGTTCAAGAACAGCCAGGGGCATGACGCCACCAAGGCGCTGGTCGATGCCACTTCTACAGTGCTTGCGTGGGCGCTGGCGGTCATGTCGATTCTCGGCGTGGTGTTCGCGTCCGGCGTGGTGTTCGTCGTCGCGTCGGGTTTGGCGCACGAAGGCCACGCGTACACGCTCGCGGTCACCATGACCCGCATCATGTTCCCGTACATCATCTTCATCTCGCTGACGTCGCTGGCGTCGGGCGTGCTGAATACGTACAAGAACTTCTCGTTGCCCGCGTTTGCGCCGGTGCTGCTGAACGTCGCGTTCATTGGCGCGGCGGTGTTCGTCGCGCCGCGCATGCAAACGCCGGTCTATGCGCTCGCGTGGGCGGTGATCGTCGGCGGGGTGTTGCAGTTCATCGTGCAACTGCCGGGTCTGAAGAAGATCGACATGATCCCGCGCATCGGCCTGAATCCGCTGAAGGCGCTCGCGCATCGCGGCGTAAAACGCGTGCTGGCGAAGATGGTGCCCGCCATGTTCGCGGTCTCGGTCGCGCAGATCAGTCTGATCATCAACACGAACATCGCGTCGCGCATCGGCCCGGGCGCCGTCTCGTGGATCAACTACGCCGATCGCCTGATGGAGTTCCCGACCGCGCTGCTGGGCGTCGCGCTCGGCACGATTTTGCTGCCGAGCCTGTCGAAGGCGCACGTCGACGCCGATCCGCACGAGTATTCGTCGCTGCTCGACTGGGGTCTGCGCGTCACCTTCCTGCTGGCCGCGCCGAGCGCGATCGCGCTGTTTTTCTTCGCCGAACCGTTGACCGCCGTCCTGTTCCACTACGGTAAGTTCGACGCCAATTCGGTCGTCATGGTCAGCCGCGCGCTCGCGGCGTACGGCGTCGGCCTGATCGGCCTGATTCTGATCAAGATCCTCGCGCCGGGTTTCTACGCGAAGCAGGACATCAAAACGCCGGTGAAGATCGGCGTGGTCGTGCTGGTGCTGACGCAACTCAGCAACTATGTATTCGTACCGATTTTCGCGCATGCCGGCCTCACGCTGAGCGTCGGGCTCGGCGCGTGCGGCAATGCGCTGCTGCTGTTTCTGGGCCTGCGCAAGCGCGGCATCTATATGCCGTCGAGCGGCTGGCTCAAATTTTTCGTGCAATTGCTCGGCGCCTGTCTGGTGCTCTCCGGCGTGATGCACTGGCTGGCCATCAGTTTCGACTGGATCGGCATGCATGACCGGCCGGTCGACCGGATTGCGTTGCTGGCGGCGTGCCTCGTTCTGTTCGCCGCGCTATATTTCGGTATGCTTTGGCTGATGGGCTTCAAGTACGCGTATTTCAAAAGACGAGTGAAGTGA